One stretch of Deltaproteobacteria bacterium DNA includes these proteins:
- a CDS encoding 4Fe-4S dicluster domain-containing protein, with the protein MKRIYAKEEVCIGCRLCQVYCQVEHSGSKNIIKTFKEEMPPASRIIVEEVGPVSFALQCRNCDEPYCAYSCIAGAIYQDERTGEIIHDPDRCIGCWTCVLTCTKGAIWPDRRERNVAARCDMCPDREIPACVEMCPNEALYVVDED; encoded by the coding sequence GTGAAGAGGATTTACGCAAAAGAGGAAGTGTGTATCGGGTGCCGGCTATGCCAGGTCTATTGTCAGGTCGAGCATTCCGGGTCGAAAAATATTATTAAAACCTTCAAGGAGGAGATGCCGCCGGCGTCGCGGATCATCGTGGAGGAGGTCGGTCCCGTATCCTTCGCTCTTCAGTGCCGGAATTGTGATGAGCCGTATTGCGCCTATTCCTGCATCGCCGGCGCTATTTACCAGGACGAGAGGACCGGAGAGATCATCCACGACCCGGATAGGTGCATCGGTTGCTGGACATGTGTCCTCACCTGCACCAAGGGTGCTATCTGGCCTGATCGCAGGGAGAGGAACGTGGCCGCAAGGTGCGACATGTGCCCCGACAGAGAGATACCCGCCTGCGTGGAGATGTGCCCCAACGAGGCGCTCTATGTGGTCGATGAGGATTAA
- a CDS encoding NAD(P)/FAD-dependent oxidoreductase, translated as MAVKKYDYLIVGNSAGGIGCVEGIRREDREGSIAILADEKHHTYSRPLITHLLEGDVDRRGMDYRPRDFYRKHSVEPFLGFKAGSLDLDRRSVRIEGEKGNGSRNLRFDKLLLATGGSPFIPPMEGADLGGVTTMITLDQSLEVKRRLGRVKNAVVLGAGLIGTKTAEALSKVVDRVTVVELADRVLSLVSDETSSRLAADAFRKKGVEILLGNSIMEIRGKGKGKGKGRGKVEEVLLLDGTVIPCDLLVVAVGVRPRTELAEGTDIGVDTTRTGGGFLVEDNMATNIEGVYACGDASHAHDFVTGAHHLLPLWPNAYIGGRIAGLNMAGVPSRHRWATNMNSVDFFGFPMVSAGFLKRPNRKGFTEIIRDEEGKYARLVLKDDVIKGMVMAGNVARAGIYLGLMRNKVKTTSFSEHLLAHDFGAVHLPDEVKEKMKQPIRVIE; from the coding sequence ATGGCCGTTAAGAAATACGACTACCTGATAGTAGGCAACTCAGCCGGCGGGATCGGTTGTGTCGAGGGAATCCGCAGGGAGGACCGTGAGGGGAGTATCGCGATTCTTGCCGACGAAAAGCATCACACGTATTCAAGGCCCCTTATAACGCACCTCCTGGAGGGGGATGTCGATCGGAGGGGGATGGACTACCGCCCCAGGGACTTCTATCGGAAGCATTCGGTGGAACCTTTTCTCGGATTCAAGGCCGGCTCCCTGGACCTGGACAGGAGGTCGGTGCGTATCGAGGGTGAGAAGGGGAACGGTTCCAGGAACCTGAGATTCGATAAGCTCCTGCTTGCTACCGGAGGGTCGCCCTTCATACCTCCCATGGAGGGAGCGGACCTGGGCGGCGTCACCACCATGATCACCCTGGACCAGAGCCTGGAGGTGAAAAGACGGCTCGGCAGGGTAAAAAACGCCGTTGTGCTGGGCGCCGGCCTCATCGGCACCAAGACTGCCGAGGCCCTTTCAAAGGTTGTTGACCGGGTCACCGTAGTGGAACTTGCCGACAGGGTCCTTTCCCTTGTTTCCGATGAGACATCATCCCGGCTTGCCGCTGATGCCTTTCGGAAGAAAGGGGTGGAGATTCTCCTGGGTAATTCCATCATGGAGATCAGGGGTAAGGGAAAGGGTAAAGGTAAGGGTAGGGGTAAAGTGGAAGAGGTTCTCCTCCTGGATGGGACTGTAATTCCCTGCGATCTCCTGGTGGTTGCCGTGGGTGTGAGGCCCCGGACCGAACTTGCCGAGGGGACGGATATCGGGGTGGATACCACCAGGACAGGAGGCGGGTTTCTGGTCGAGGACAATATGGCCACAAACATCGAGGGGGTCTACGCCTGCGGCGACGCTTCCCATGCCCACGATTTCGTTACGGGAGCCCACCATCTCCTGCCCCTCTGGCCCAATGCCTATATCGGCGGGCGCATAGCGGGGCTCAATATGGCTGGGGTTCCCAGCCGGCATCGGTGGGCCACGAATATGAACTCGGTTGACTTTTTCGGGTTTCCCATGGTTTCGGCGGGGTTTCTTAAAAGGCCGAACCGTAAAGGGTTCACGGAAATCATAAGGGATGAGGAGGGTAAGTACGCCAGGCTCGTCCTCAAGGACGATGTCATAAAGGGCATGGTTATGGCGGGGAATGTCGCCCGGGCCGGGATATACCTTGGGCTGATGAGAAACAAGGTCAAGACAACATCCTTCTCCGAGCACCTCCTGGCGCACGATTTTGGCGCTGTCCACCTGCCGGACGAGGTCAAGGAGAAGATGAAGCAGCCAATCAGGGTGATAGAGTAG